Below is a genomic region from Flavobacterium ginsengisoli.
CTACACCGTTTTTACCAATTATACAAGGCACTCCTATACAGATATCATTTTGACCATATTCTCCTTCTACAAAAACAGAACATGCAATCATTTTTTTCTGATCGTTCAAAATACTATCAACTAAATATGCCACAGAAGCTCCTGGCGCGTACCAAGCAGAAGTCCCTAGAAGACCTGTAAGCGTCGCTCCTCCTACCATTGTATCTGCGGCAACTTTTTGCAATACTTCTTCTGAAAGAAACTGCGATACCGGAATACCGTTATAAGAAGCTAAACGTGTTAACGGAATCATAGTAGTATCTCCATGACCCCCAATTACCATTGCCGAAATATCATTTGCTGGTTTGTCTAAAGCTAATGACAGGTACGTTCTAAAACGAGAACTATCTAAAGCTCCACCCATACCTATAATTCTGTTTTTTGGAAGACCTGTAGCTTTTAAAGCTAAATAGGTCATAGTATCCATTGGGTTGGAAACTACGACAATAATCGTATCTGGAGAATACTTCAATACATTCTCAGCAACTGTTTTCACAATTCCTGCATTGATGCCGATTAATTCTTCTCTTGTCATTCCTGGCTTTCTCGGAATTCCTGATGTAATTACAACCACATCACTTCCTGCAGTTTTAGAATAATCGTTGGTAACGCCAGATACTTTAGTATTAAAACCAGTATTTGTCGCACATTGTGTAATATCCAATGCTTTACCTTCGGCAAAACCTTCTTTAATATCCAACAATACTACTTCGCTAGCAATTCCTCTATAAGAAATAACATCTGCACATGTAGCTCCAACATTTCCTGCTCCTACAATGGTAACTTTCATATTTTTTACTTTATCGGTTATTAATTTTGTCTATTCTTTAAAAAAGACAATTCGTTTAATTGTCTAGTAAATTTAAACAATTAAACGAATTGAAATTATTAATTTTTCATTTTATGCATCAATATTTGCATAAACTGCATTTTTCTCG
It encodes:
- the mdh gene encoding malate dehydrogenase; the encoded protein is MKVTIVGAGNVGATCADVISYRGIASEVVLLDIKEGFAEGKALDITQCATNTGFNTKVSGVTNDYSKTAGSDVVVITSGIPRKPGMTREELIGINAGIVKTVAENVLKYSPDTIIVVVSNPMDTMTYLALKATGLPKNRIIGMGGALDSSRFRTYLSLALDKPANDISAMVIGGHGDTTMIPLTRLASYNGIPVSQFLSEEVLQKVAADTMVGGATLTGLLGTSAWYAPGASVAYLVDSILNDQKKMIACSVFVEGEYGQNDICIGVPCIIGKNGVEEILDINLNDQEKALFAKSADAVRSMNDALKTILV